One genomic segment of Gossypium arboreum isolate Shixiya-1 chromosome 3, ASM2569848v2, whole genome shotgun sequence includes these proteins:
- the LOC108484826 gene encoding uncharacterized protein LOC108484826, translated as MVLDRLILQMIEKKPTETFRQYAQRWRDISAQVEPPLTKTKITVLFINTLKAPFYDKLEGSATKDFADIVISGKLIENAIKSGRMEGFESSKRAAPVKKKEAEVYMVGTENHYTSNSYPTQPRPRYCPPPNFYYPPQSPYHQAPPHYPSYPVYATNNQRPVTTFPQNTMPAQSQPKNEQRPTRSNPEKPQFTLIPVSYGELYPKLLEKQLISSHYMAPLKPQYLKWYDPNASCMYHAGNQGHSTENCLAFKRRVQGLIDAGILRFDGARNTARNPLPNHTEGNVSVVTKEDRRHAKSCVSEIKTPLRKIWEVMFEKGPFCHPNRIFKEGNTKSQCFCDFHGIEGHDIQSCEGFRKLLQDMMDNKEVEIFNKMKEADEGEVCISDNQSSGFPYSVDRSLVIYYDAKKEQVKLKMIIEVPSPFPYIGNKAVPWKYDVNIIT; from the coding sequence ATGGTACTTGATCGACTAATTCTACAGATGATAGAAAAGAAGCCGACGGAGACTTTTAGGCAGTACGCGCAAAGGTGGAGGGATATTTCGGCTCAAGTAGAACCCCCATTGACTAAAACTAAAATAACGGTCCtctttatcaacactttgaaagcaccGTTTTATGATAAGTTAGAaggaagtgccacgaaagacttcgcagatattgtaatatctggGAAACTTATAGAAAATGCCATAAAAAGTGGAAGGATGGAAGGTTTCGAGAGCTCGAAAAGGGCAGCACCTGTAAAGAAAAAAGAGGCAGAAGTCTATATGGTGGGAACTGAGAATCACTACACTTCTAATTCGTATCCAACCCAGCCACGACCTCGATATTGCCCACCTCCGAACTTCTATTATCCTCCCCAAAGCCCTTACCATCAAGCACCACCTCATTACCCTTCTTACCCCGTCTATGCCACAAATAACCAAAGACCAGTCACTACGTTTCCACAGAATACCATGCCAGCTCAAAGCCAACCTAAAAATGAACAAAGACCGACAAGATCCAATCCTGAAAAACCCCAGTTCACCCTAATTCCCGTGTCATACGGAGAGCTGTACCCAAAACTGTTGGAAAAACAATTAATATCCTCACATTATATGGCACCCCTGAAGCCTCAATACCTAAAATGGTACGATCCTAATGCCAGTTGCATGTACCACGCTGGAAATCAGGGGCATTCTACAGAAAATTGTCTAGCCTTTAAAAGGAGGGTTCAAGGTCTTATCGATGCAGGCATTTTACGATTTGATGGTGCTAGAAATACGGCTAGAAATCCGCTCCCTAACCACACTGAAGGGAACGTGAGCGTGGTGACAAAAGAAGACAGAAGGCATGCCAAAAGTTGTGTTTCGGAAATAAAGACACCGTTGCGAAAGATTTGGGAGGTAATGTTTGAAAAAGGGCCGTTCTGTCATCCCAATAGAATTTTCAAAGAAGGAAATACAAAAAGTCaatgtttttgtgattttcatgGGATCGAGGGGCATGACATCCAGTCTTGTGAAGGATTTAGAAAACTACTTCAAGACATGATGGACAACAAGGAAGTCGAGATCTTTAACAAAATGAAAGAGGCCGATGAAGGAGAAGTATGTATTTCTGATAATCAATCGTCAGGTTTCCCTTATAGCGTCGATCGATCATTGGTGATTTATTACGATGCAAAAAAAGAACAAGTGAAACtgaaaatgataattgaagtaccatctcctttcccttacataGGCAACAAGGCGGTACCATGGAAATACGATGTCAACATTATCACCTGA
- the LOC108485903 gene encoding putative glutaredoxin-C14, which translates to MHYQGDYSWGYYMSTRSIGSDPMERVVKLASEKAVVIFSLSSCCMCHAVKRLFCGMGVNPTVYELDQDPRGKDLETALMRLLGNSQPVPVVFIGGKLIGAMDRVMASHINGTLVPLLKEAGALWL; encoded by the coding sequence atGCATTATCAAGGTGATTATTCTTGGGGGTACTACATGTCAACGAGGAGCATAGGGTCAGACCCAATGGAGAGGGTGGTGAAGCTGGCCTCAGAGAAAGCCGTGGTGATATTCAGTTTGAGCAGCTGTTGCATGTGCCATGCCGTGAAGAGGCTCTTCTGCGGAATGGGAGTGAACCCAACGGTGTACGAGCTGGACCAGGACCCCAGAGGTAAAGATTTGGAAACCGCACTAATGCGGCTGCTTGGAAACTCGCAACCCGTGCCTGTTGTTTTCATCGGGGGGAAGCTTATAGGAGCCATGGACCGAGTGATGGCTTCCCATATTAATGGAACCTTAGTACCACTTCTCAAGGAAGCAGGAGCTCTTTGGCTGTAA